One Heteronotia binoei isolate CCM8104 ecotype False Entrance Well chromosome 10, APGP_CSIRO_Hbin_v1, whole genome shotgun sequence genomic region harbors:
- the GUK1 gene encoding guanylate kinase isoform X2 has translation MVGPRPVVLSGPSGAGKSTLLKKLLKDYENVFGFSVSHTTRKPRPGEVNGKDYHFVTREKMQEEIDAGGFVEHAEFSGNMYGTSKAAVQAVQAQNQICILDIDMQGVKSMKKTDLNPIYVSIQPPSIETLEKRLRDRQTETEESLLKRLDAARVDLELSKEPGLFDLIIVNDDLDMAYCELREILAEEIQKAQGSTKS, from the exons ATGGTGGGACCAAGGCCGGTCGTCCTGAGCGGACCTTCAGGCGCGGGGAAGAGTACGTTGCTGAAAAAGCTGTTGAAGGACTACGAGAACGTCTTTGGCTTCAGCGTGTCCC ATACCACAAGGAAACCGAGACCTGGTGAGGTGAATGGGAAAG atTACCATTTTGTGACCAGAGAAAAGATGCAGGAGGAAATTGATGCCGGAGGATTTGTTGAACATGCAGAGTTTTCCGGGAACATGTATGGAACAAG CAAAGCCGCTGTCCAGGCCGTCCAGGCCCAGAACCAGATCTGCATCTTGGACATCGACATGCAGGGCGTGAAGAGCATGAAGAAGACGGACCTCAACCCCATCTACGTTTCCATCCAGCCGCCGTCCATCGAAACCTTG GAAAAAAGGCTACGAGACAGGCAGACAGAAACGGAGGAGAGCCTTCTGAAGCGGCTAGATGCAGCTCGTGTAGACCTGGAACTTA GTAAAGAGCCTGGCCTTTTCGATTTGATCATCGTTAACGACGATTTAGACATGGCGTATTGCGAACTGAGGGAGATTCTCGCTGAG GAAATCCAGAAGGCGCAAGGATCCACGAAGTCCTGA
- the GUK1 gene encoding guanylate kinase isoform X1 — MTWRRFLCRALSAMVGPRPVVLSGPSGAGKSTLLKKLLKDYENVFGFSVSHTTRKPRPGEVNGKDYHFVTREKMQEEIDAGGFVEHAEFSGNMYGTSKAAVQAVQAQNQICILDIDMQGVKSMKKTDLNPIYVSIQPPSIETLEKRLRDRQTETEESLLKRLDAARVDLELSKEPGLFDLIIVNDDLDMAYCELREILAEEIQKAQGSTKS; from the exons CAATGGTGGGACCAAGGCCGGTCGTCCTGAGCGGACCTTCAGGCGCGGGGAAGAGTACGTTGCTGAAAAAGCTGTTGAAGGACTACGAGAACGTCTTTGGCTTCAGCGTGTCCC ATACCACAAGGAAACCGAGACCTGGTGAGGTGAATGGGAAAG atTACCATTTTGTGACCAGAGAAAAGATGCAGGAGGAAATTGATGCCGGAGGATTTGTTGAACATGCAGAGTTTTCCGGGAACATGTATGGAACAAG CAAAGCCGCTGTCCAGGCCGTCCAGGCCCAGAACCAGATCTGCATCTTGGACATCGACATGCAGGGCGTGAAGAGCATGAAGAAGACGGACCTCAACCCCATCTACGTTTCCATCCAGCCGCCGTCCATCGAAACCTTG GAAAAAAGGCTACGAGACAGGCAGACAGAAACGGAGGAGAGCCTTCTGAAGCGGCTAGATGCAGCTCGTGTAGACCTGGAACTTA GTAAAGAGCCTGGCCTTTTCGATTTGATCATCGTTAACGACGATTTAGACATGGCGTATTGCGAACTGAGGGAGATTCTCGCTGAG GAAATCCAGAAGGCGCAAGGATCCACGAAGTCCTGA